The Pectobacterium parmentieri genome segment AAAACTGTTTCGTTTGCATTGGCTCCCATAAGGGAGCCTGCCTTTCAGCCCATCATACTTCGCATTGCATGTACGTTAGCGGTGTAAATGGTAACGTTTTGTCCTGCAATCCGCATTATTTAGGGCCCGTTCTTTCAAAAAAACGTTTCGGAAAATATTCTACAACGGACAGCATCAGAATGCTGCCTGTATCTTATTTTGCTTAATGAATACCGCCGATGCGACTCAAACGTACACCGGTAGGCCATTCACCTTCCTGCTTCTCAAAGCTCATCCAGATAGCGGTGGCTTTACCGACCAGATTTCTCTCCGGCACAAAGCCCCAATAGCGACTATCCAGACTGTTGTCTCGGTTATCACCCATCATGAAGTAATGCCCAGTAGGGACAACCCATGTCGCAAGCTGCTGCTGCGATTGCTGGTAATAACCACCAAGTTGATCCTGCTGGCCCGGTACTAACAGAATATTATGCGTGACATTGCCTAATGACTCTTTGCGCGCGCCCATGCGGACCCCCTCCACGCTGTTGTCATTAGCCGGCACCGAGTAAAAACCGCCACGCGATTCCCCCCCAGGCTGGTTGAAAGTCTGAACAAAATCGCTAGGCTGCACATTACTGTATGTAACTGCCAGTGCAGTATCACACGCCTGCTGCCCTTGGCAGGATGGACGAATCGTTACCTGCTTGGTTATCGGGTTATAGCTGACGCGATCGCCCGGCACACCAACCACGCGCTTGATGAAATCCACTCTGGGATCGGACGGATATTTAAATACCACCACGTCGCCACGCTTCGGATGCCCCGTTTCGATCAGCGTTTTCTGCGTGAAGGGTTCTTTAATGCCATAGGCAAATTTCTCCACCAGAATAAAATCGCCGATCAACAGCGTTGGCATCATTGAACCGGATGGAATTTGAAACGGCTCATAAATGAAGGAGCGCACGACCAGTACCAAAGCCACTACCGGGAAAACGGACGCTATCGTCTCAATCCACCCAGGTTGTTGAATGGCTTTCGATGAAATCGCACTATCAGCCAAAGCGGCACCGCTCATCGCAGCAAATTTTTTCCGGCGAGCAGGTGCCCAGACGAAGCGCTCCAAACACCAGACGATCCCCGTGACCAGCGTCACCAATGCCAAAATTACGGCAAACATATTGGCCATGCCAACTCCTCAGAATTTATTTACTGTCTTTGCCGACGTGCAGAATTGCCAGAAACGCTTCTTGCGGCAGCTCGACGTTACCGACCTGCTTCATACGTTTCTTACCGTCTTTCTGTTTCTGCAACAATTTCTTCTTACGGCTGACGTCGCCACCATAACATTTGGCCAGTACGTTTTTACGCAATTGCTTAACCGTAGAGCGCGCAATAATGTGGTTACCAATCGCGGCCTGAATCGCAATATCAAACTGCTGACGCGGAATCAATTCTTTCATCTTTTCGACGAACTCACGGCCACGATATTGTGAATTATCACGGTGAGTAATCAGGGCCAATGCATCGACACGTTCGTTGTTGATTAAGACATCAACACGCACCATGTCTGATGTCTGGAAACGTTTGAAGCTGTAATCCAACGATGCATAGCCACGCGAGGTTGATTTCAGGCGATCAAAGAAATCGAGGACGACTTCAGCCATCGGGATTTCATAGGTCAACGCAACCTGATTGCCGTGATACACCATGTTCGTCTGCACACCACGCTTCTCAATACAAAGCGTAATCACATTGCCCAAATATTCCTGTGGCATCAGCATGTGGCACTCGGCAATCGGCTCGCGCAGTTCCTGAATATTGTTCAACGGCGGCAGTTTAGACGGGCTATCGACATAAATGGTTTCTTTCGCCGTCGTTTCTACTTCATACACTACCGTCGGTGCCGTGGTAATCAGTTCCAGATCGTACTCACGTTCCAGACGTTCCTGAATGATCTCCATATGCAGCAGCCCCAGGAAGCCACAACGGAAACCAAAGCCAAGCGCAGTAGAGCTTTCCGGCTCATAGAACAGAGAGGCATCATTGAGGCTCAGCTTACCTAATGCATCACGGAATGCTTCATAATCGTCGGAACTGATCGGGAACAGACCAGCATAGACCTGCGGTTTGACTTTCTTGAAGCCTGGCAACGCTTTTTCAGCCGGCTGACGTGCCAGCGTCAGGGTATCCCCGACAGGCGCACCCAAAATATCCTTGATGGCACACACCAACCAGCCTACTTCGCCGCAGTTCAATACATCACGGTCGATCTGCTTCGGTGTAAAAATGCCGAGACGGTCGGCGTTATACACCTGACCCGTACTCATTACCTTAATTTTGTCGCCTTTACGCATCGTGCCGTTTTTGATACGAACCAGCGACACAACGCCAAGGTAGTTATCAAACCAGGAGTCGATAATCAGCGCCTGCAACGGGGCATCCACACTGCCTTCCGGCGGCGGAATATCACGCACCAGACGATCCAGAATATCCGGCACGCCAACGCCTGTTTTCGCGGAGCAGCGCACAGCATCAGTGGCATCAATGCCAACAATGTCTTCAATTTCTTGAGCAACGCGATCAGGGTCAGCGGCAGGCAGGTCGATCTTGTTCAGAACCGGCACCACTTCCAGATTCATATCCAACGCCGTATAGCAGTTAGCCAGCGTTTGGGCTTCAACACCCTGTCCTGCATCGACGACAAGCAGTGCACCTTCACAGGCAGCAAGCGAACGAGAAACCTCATAAGAGAAGTCAACGTGCCCAGGCGTATCAATGAAGTTTAACTGGTAGGTTTGACCATCCTGCGCTTTATAATCCAGCGTCACACTTTGCGCTTTAATCGTTATTCCGCGTTCACGTTCCAGATCCATGGAATCCAGAACCTGCGCAGCCATTTCACGCTCGGTTAAACCGCCACAGATCTGGATAATACGGTCAGATAACGTCGATTTACCGTGGTCGATATGGGCAATAATGGAGAAATTTCGTATATGCTTCATTATAAAAATTTTTCTACCTTGATATTCCTGAAATTCTTGCCGATCGGCATGCGCATAGGTGAAAACAGCAGCGATGTTATTCCACCTGAATCGCAGCATTCTACATGCGAGAAGCGTGAAAACCTAGTCATGTCCAGTGCATTCCCCTTGATTATGACGGTTTTATTTGGAATAACAGAACAACGAGAGGAAAGCAGGAAGTAAAGTGCCATCACGTGGTAAATATCGTGTCGAACGATAACAAAATAGTGAACAGGATTTCCGCAACACACGTCTTTATGCTCAGACGTACAGGTCAATTTTGTAACAGCGTGCCAGGCAACGCAATTTGCAGGATAATAGGCTCATAACGCTTATTTTTACCTAACCGCTTTGCCCATCGCTTCACGCAGATAAACGCCAGCCCGCCCCCCAGCAATGCACCGCTAACGGCAGCTAGATCGGTACTGAATAGCGTTTGGAATATCGCCGCCCCGAACAGCAATCCAACGAGCGGAACGAAGTAAACCAGAGCAGCAGAAAGCAACAATCGCCCCTCAGAAATACCTAATTCCACTTTTTGCCCCACTTCCAAAGGCCTATCGTAAGGGACATGGAGCGTATTTTCAGCAGAAAGCCCAAGCTGACTTAATAAGCCGGTTCCACACGACGAGCGGGATTTACAACTGCCACACCCCGCACTGGGTTCACACCGCAGTTCCGCAATGCCATTCTGCCATGACACAACCGTTGCCCATTCTTTAATCATGGCTGAGCCGTCAAAAGGATGCTGTCAGCGATTCGTTTAGCCGTAGAAGGTGGAATATCACCGACAACGGTAATCTCACGATTTCCCCGCATAACAGTGTGAATAGAGCGTCGACCAGTGAGCAGTGACTGCTCCTCACTCACGTCAGAAGACGGGCTAATATTAATCGAAAAACTAAACAAACCATCGCTGTACAGGCGTGTTTCGATCGGAATAGATGAACCGGGCAAGATTTTTTTGCTGTGCGAAAGCGCTTTCATTCCTGTAGGCAACCATTCTGGCTCCCAAGAAAAATTGCCTTTTTCTGCGGCAGGCGCAGGTAGAACAGAAGGCAGTGTGATCCCTTCTAGCGGACGCATTACGCTAACCACATCATCGTCAACAATCAGCGATGTTGTTAAGAATTGTTCCAACCGCTTGTCACCATTACGATCCTGTAAATCGATACGCAGTGGAAGTTTAGATTCCGCATCAATCCACACAGTATAGCTGTAGCGTGTGCCATCGCGTGAAATAACGCGAACTCCCAGAGCCAGACGATCGGCAATACGCACCCGCCCATCTGCGGGAACAAAATCATAATAGGGCGATAACTTCTGGAAATCGGCAAAGACGAGGGAAGGAAGAGAGTCGACGATATGATCGCTGGTGAGCGTAAATGGCTCAAAACCGGGATCGAAGTAGCTGACCTCATTGCCGCGCTGCACAATTTCGCGCCGCGGACCATCCATAAACAGCAGTTGCGCCAAGGAATGGTTATTGACCACGGCATGACGATACCGTACCGATTCGAATCCTTGCGGGGTGATGTTGATAAATGAAATTTCGTAATTCAGAGAACGAACTGCGCCATTCATCTGCTGCAGCAACGCGCCCGGCTCAACATTTTGAGCCGGGGCGAAAGTAGAATAAAACAGGCTGCCAATCAGAAAACAGGCGGCGGACCAAACGTGCTTCATTACCGGGGCTGTGTTCCTAATGATTGAGTGCCGGGAACCTGAATAGCCGCTTGCTGATCGTCCTGCGGCAAAGCATGCTCGGCATGCAATCGGCGCTGTAATTCGTAGTCCTGCAAAATGGCGTTAAGGCGATTACGCTGCATATCAGATTTTTGTTGGCCACTGTGAGGGGCAATATTTTCTGACGGCACGCCCAAGCTCACAGGGGAAGCCGTGCCCATAGCAGGTAAGGTGCTGAACACGCCGGATTCCACAACATGTTCGGGCGCATTGCCCTGCTGATAATTTTGTACACCAACAATCACGGCTAAAGATACGCAGGCAGCAACACCGACTTGCGTCAGTTGGCTGCCCCACGGGCGGATTTTATGCCAGAACGGCATCTTCACCCACTCGACAGGTTGTGGCTGAGATTCAGGCTGCGCTTGTGGAACCAGGCGAACAGGTTCTTTTTCGATTGCAGCGGCAACACGAGATGCGATGTCTATGTGAATCACGTTTTCACTCACATCACCACGTAACGCATCACGAATTAGATGATAACTTTGCCAACTTTGCTGCAACGCGTCATCCCGTGACAATGCACCTAACAGTTCGGAATCTACTGCTTCGCCATCCATTAAAGCGGAAAGTTTCTCTTTCTGCATACCGACACCCTTACCTTGTCAAATCCATCATTAGTCATGCGGATAGCTGGAAACGCTCGCTAGCGCTGAATAAGCGGTTGTACTTTATTATCAATAGCTTCCCGCGCTCGGAAAATACGAGAACGAACCGTGCCGACGGGACAATCCATAATCACGGCAATCTCTTCGTAGCTTAAACCGTCCAACTCACGCAGCGTAATCGCTAAACGTAAATCTTCCGGTAAAGACTCGATAGTTCGGAAAACTATGCTTCGCAGTTCTTCTGACAACATTAAATTCTCAGGGTTCGATATTTCTTTCAGCGCACCCGCATTTTCATAGTTTTCCGCGTCATTGGCATCAATGTCGCTGGAAGGCGGGCGGCGTCCCTGAGCTACCAGATAATTCTTGGCTGTATTCACGGCAATACGATACAACCATGTGTAAAACGCACTATCGCCACGGAATGATTCTAACGCGCGATACGCTTTAATAAACGATTCCTGTACCACGTCCGGCACGTCCCCTTGTGGAACATACCGCGATACCAGGCTCGCTACCTTATGCTGATAACGAACGACCAACAAGTTAAACGATTTTTGATCGCCTTTTTGGACTCGCTCGACCAGAACCTGATCTGCCAGTTGCTCGCTCATCCGAGGTAATCTCTACTCAAACCGTTCTCCACACATAAAATAGTACTGCCAGCGATATAAGTCATATTTAGAGCAAGCTCCTCATTAGAACCAAGACATTCAATAAAGTTCCGGGTCATCATTTTTCTTTTACTTAGCGCCGTTACCCGTCTTTGCGATGCAAATCATGACGCATTCTCTTCATCACACATTGTCTTTATCTGAGGCATCTACGCTCTTCCGGGGATGATACGATAAATCCGGGGTATTCGCACGATTCACCATGTTGCGTCATTCGCTTATTATTTATAGCGTAGAGAGGGGGCTAAAAACCAATACGGCAATCGACCATTGGGTGCTAACATCAGATTTCCTCTTCTTTTTGCACCCACGACACAACCATGCAAACGACCACTGAATACGTCTGTGATGTTTTAATCATTGGCAGCGGCGCTGCCGGGCTTTCACTGGCGCTGCGTCTGGCTTCGCAGGCCAACGTGACGGTATTAAGCAAGGGCCCGCTTAACGAAGGCGCGACGTTTTATGCTCAGGGCGGCATCGCTGCTGTTTTCGATGAAGCCGACACCATTGATTCTCATATCGAGGATACCCTGATCGCTGGCGATGGCCTGTGTGAACGGGAAGCCGTTGAATTCATCGCCAGCAATGCCAAACACTGCGTGCAATGGCTGATCGAGCAAGGCGTGCTATTTGATACCGAAACCAGCACCAGCGGCGAAGAACGTTATCATCTCACGCGCGAAGGTGGTCATAGCCACCGCCGAATTCTACACGCCGCGGATGCAACCGGAAAAGAAGTAGAAAATACGCTGGTACAGAAAGCGTTATCCCATCCGAATATTCGGATTATGGAACGCTGCAACGCCGTCGACTTAATTACCTCCAATAAGCTGGGCTTGCCCGGTACTCGCCGTATTATTGGTGCTTATATATGGAACCGTGAACAAGAACGCGTCGAATCCTGCCGGGCGAAAACAGTAGTTTTAGCGACCGGTGGCGCATCCAAAGTTTATCAATACACCACGAATCCCGATATTTCCTCCGGCGACGGTATCGCTATGGCGTGGCGTGCGGGTTGTCGCGTAGCAAACCTGGAATTCAATCAGTTTCACCCAACTTGCCTATTCCATCCACAGGCGAGAAACTTCCTGCTGACGGAGGCGTTACGCGGTGAAGGTGCGTACCTTAAACGTCCCGACGGCACGCGTTTTATGCCCGACTTCGATGAAAGAGGCGAGTTGGCTCCGCGCGATGTGGTCGCCAGAGCCATTGACCATGAGATGAAACGGCTTGGTGCAGACTGCATGTATCTGGACATTAGCCACAAACCCGAAGCGTTCATCAAACAACACTTCCCCACCATCGATGAAAAATTACAGTCTCTTGGCATCGACCTGACCCGTGAAGCGATACCGATCGTCCCAGCAGCGCACTATACCTGTGGTGGCGTGATGGTCGATCAGCACGGTCGCACCGACCTTGACGGTCTGTATGCAATTGGCGAAGTCAGCTATACCGGATTGCACGGCGCAAACCGCATGGCGTCCAATTCGCTGCTGGAATGTCTGGTTTATGGCTGGTCAGCCGCGGAGGATATTTTGCAACGCTTACCGCAAATCAAAGCGGTGAAAAAATTGCCGGATTGGGATGAAAGTCAGGTCGACAATTCAGACGAACAGGTGGTGATCCAGCATAACTGGCACGAACTGCGTCTGTTTATGTGGGATTACGTTGGTATCGTGCGAACCACTAAGCGACTGGAGCGGGCGCAACGCCGTATCCATCTGCTTCAGCAGGAAATCAATGAGTACTACGCCCACTTCCGCATTTCCAACAATTTGCTGGAGCTACGTAATCTGGTGCAAGTCGCCGAACTCATCGTCCGCTGTGCGTTGGAAAGGAAAGAAAGTCGCGGGCTGCATTATACACTGGACTATCCAGAACAGTTCGAGGCACCGACACCAACGATTCTGGTGCCATAATGCATAAAAATCGCGGTTCACAAGAATCATAATCCGCAAACAACAGTTCAGACAGAAAAGGCAGACGCGGCTAAACGGCGTCTGCCTGCTACATGAAAAGATAGAAATCTTTTGTTAGCTGCTGAAAATCGCTCGAATAACGCTTTGCTGCATCACGTATTGCCAATGAAGCATGCACACACACCTTTTCCTGGCGGGACAACGCCAGCAAAACGCGATGCGCGGACCTACCTTCCTGTTCAGATACGCAAAGCTGCTGCCGGACGTACCAATTGTGTTGCTGCGCCAGCGGGATAAAGTGCTCCGCCACCTGAACGGGCAACACCACGCAAAAAAGCCCTTCAGACATCAGCAGTTGATGCGCACAGTGCAACAGCGCTTCATGAGTTAACGAGGTGGTATAACGAGCCTGCTCACGCTCAGCCGAGCCACACGCAATCCCCGGCGGGAAATAAGGCGGATTACTGACAATCAACGAATAATCGGTGCTTCGCATCGCGGCGAAATCCACGATATCCTCAGCATAAACCGTGACTCTGTCAGCCCATGGCGAGGCAGCCATGTTTTCTTTCGCCTGCTGGCTAGCAGCGCTATCCAGCTCGACGGCATCAACCCGAACATGCGGCTCAGAACGCTGCGCCAGCATCAGCGCGAGGAGACCGGAACCGCTGCCAATGTCTAAAATTCGCGAGGTTGAGGACACGGGTGCCCAGGCCCCCAGCAAAATACCATCAGTTCCAACCTTCATTGCGCAGCGGTCGTGCGCCACAAAAAATTGCTTGAAGGTAAATCCATCCCGACGCAATGTCAGTTTATTATCAGCCAGATGACTCATGAAAATAAGATTCCAAACGCAAACCGCAGTAGCATAGGTGAAACATCCGCGCAGGAAAAGTGCCGATGTCTGCTTAAACAGGTGAAGAAATCGGCCAATCCGTCTATAATCGGCGCCCCAAATAGAGGTAGACCATGACTGTAACCAATTTTTCCGAGCTCGATCTTGATGAAAGCCTGTTAGACGCCCTGCGCGATATGGGTTATGAACGTCCAACTGCGATTCAAGCCGAGGCAATCCCTCCGGCGATGGAAGGCCGTGACGTACTGGGCTCTGCGCCAACAGGTACAGGTAAAACCGCCGCCTATCTGCTGCCGGTTTTGCAGCATCTTATCGATTTTCCTCGTAAAAAATCAGGTCCACCTCGTATTCTGATCCTCACGCCAACTCGTGAGCTCGCTATGCAGGTTGCCGATCAGGCGCGTGCATTTGCGGCGCATACGCATCTGGATATCGCCACGATCACTGGTGGCGTGGCCTATATGAACCACGCAGAAGTGTTCAGCGAAAATCAAGACGTTGTCGTCGCGACGACTGGCCGTCTGCTGCAATACATCAAAGAAGAAAACTTCGATTGCCGTGCGGTAGAAACACTGATCCTGGACGAAGCGGACAGAATGCTGGATATGGGCTTCGCCCAGGATATTGAACACATCGCAGGGGAAACTCGCTGGCGCAAGCAAACGATGCTGTTTTCTGCGACGTTGGAAGGGGACGCGATCAAGGATTTCGCCGAGCGTCTGCTCAACGAACCGATTGAAATCGAATCCGACCCATCGCGTCGGGAGCGTAAAAAAATTCTGCAATGGTATTACCGCGCCGACGATCTCAAACACAAAACAGCCCTGCTCTGCCATCAGTTAAAACAGCCAGATGTTACGCGCTCTATCATCTTTGTACGCAAGCGTGAGCGAGTGCATGAACTGGTATCCTGGCTGCATGAAGCTGGCATTAACTCATGCTATCTCGAAGGCGAAATGGTGCAAGCCAAGCGCAACGAGGCGATCAAACGTATGAGCGATGGTCGGGTTAACGTGCTGGTGGCAACAGATATCGCAGCGCGTGGCATCGATATTGACGATGTCAGCCACGTATTTAACTTCGACTTGCCGCGCACAGCCGATACTTACCTTCATCGTATCGGCCGCACCGGCCGCGCGGGTCGCAAAGGCTGTGCTATCTCTTTCGTTGAAGCGCACGATCACCTGCTGCTGGGAAAAATCAGCCGCTACCTGAATGAGCCACTAA includes the following:
- the lepB gene encoding signal peptidase I; amino-acid sequence: MANMFAVILALVTLVTGIVWCLERFVWAPARRKKFAAMSGAALADSAISSKAIQQPGWIETIASVFPVVALVLVVRSFIYEPFQIPSGSMMPTLLIGDFILVEKFAYGIKEPFTQKTLIETGHPKRGDVVVFKYPSDPRVDFIKRVVGVPGDRVSYNPITKQVTIRPSCQGQQACDTALAVTYSNVQPSDFVQTFNQPGGESRGGFYSVPANDNSVEGVRMGARKESLGNVTHNILLVPGQQDQLGGYYQQSQQQLATWVVPTGHYFMMGDNRDNSLDSRYWGFVPERNLVGKATAIWMSFEKQEGEWPTGVRLSRIGGIH
- the lepA gene encoding translation elongation factor 4, which produces MKHIRNFSIIAHIDHGKSTLSDRIIQICGGLTEREMAAQVLDSMDLERERGITIKAQSVTLDYKAQDGQTYQLNFIDTPGHVDFSYEVSRSLAACEGALLVVDAGQGVEAQTLANCYTALDMNLEVVPVLNKIDLPAADPDRVAQEIEDIVGIDATDAVRCSAKTGVGVPDILDRLVRDIPPPEGSVDAPLQALIIDSWFDNYLGVVSLVRIKNGTMRKGDKIKVMSTGQVYNADRLGIFTPKQIDRDVLNCGEVGWLVCAIKDILGAPVGDTLTLARQPAEKALPGFKKVKPQVYAGLFPISSDDYEAFRDALGKLSLNDASLFYEPESSTALGFGFRCGFLGLLHMEIIQERLEREYDLELITTAPTVVYEVETTAKETIYVDSPSKLPPLNNIQELREPIAECHMLMPQEYLGNVITLCIEKRGVQTNMVYHGNQVALTYEIPMAEVVLDFFDRLKSTSRGYASLDYSFKRFQTSDMVRVDVLINNERVDALALITHRDNSQYRGREFVEKMKELIPRQQFDIAIQAAIGNHIIARSTVKQLRKNVLAKCYGGDVSRKKKLLQKQKDGKKRMKQVGNVELPQEAFLAILHVGKDSK
- the rseC gene encoding SoxR-reducing system protein RseC, translated to MIKEWATVVSWQNGIAELRCEPSAGCGSCKSRSSCGTGLLSQLGLSAENTLHVPYDRPLEVGQKVELGISEGRLLLSAALVYFVPLVGLLFGAAIFQTLFSTDLAAVSGALLGGGLAFICVKRWAKRLGKNKRYEPIILQIALPGTLLQN
- the rseB gene encoding sigma-E factor regulatory protein RseB gives rise to the protein MKHVWSAACFLIGSLFYSTFAPAQNVEPGALLQQMNGAVRSLNYEISFINITPQGFESVRYRHAVVNNHSLAQLLFMDGPRREIVQRGNEVSYFDPGFEPFTLTSDHIVDSLPSLVFADFQKLSPYYDFVPADGRVRIADRLALGVRVISRDGTRYSYTVWIDAESKLPLRIDLQDRNGDKRLEQFLTTSLIVDDDVVSVMRPLEGITLPSVLPAPAAEKGNFSWEPEWLPTGMKALSHSKKILPGSSIPIETRLYSDGLFSFSINISPSSDVSEEQSLLTGRRSIHTVMRGNREITVVGDIPPSTAKRIADSILLTAQP
- the rseA gene encoding anti-sigma-E factor RseA; protein product: MQKEKLSALMDGEAVDSELLGALSRDDALQQSWQSYHLIRDALRGDVSENVIHIDIASRVAAAIEKEPVRLVPQAQPESQPQPVEWVKMPFWHKIRPWGSQLTQVGVAACVSLAVIVGVQNYQQGNAPEHVVESGVFSTLPAMGTASPVSLGVPSENIAPHSGQQKSDMQRNRLNAILQDYELQRRLHAEHALPQDDQQAAIQVPGTQSLGTQPR
- the rpoE gene encoding RNA polymerase sigma factor RpoE yields the protein MSEQLADQVLVERVQKGDQKSFNLLVVRYQHKVASLVSRYVPQGDVPDVVQESFIKAYRALESFRGDSAFYTWLYRIAVNTAKNYLVAQGRRPPSSDIDANDAENYENAGALKEISNPENLMLSEELRSIVFRTIESLPEDLRLAITLRELDGLSYEEIAVIMDCPVGTVRSRIFRAREAIDNKVQPLIQR
- the nadB gene encoding L-aspartate oxidase, translating into MQTTTEYVCDVLIIGSGAAGLSLALRLASQANVTVLSKGPLNEGATFYAQGGIAAVFDEADTIDSHIEDTLIAGDGLCEREAVEFIASNAKHCVQWLIEQGVLFDTETSTSGEERYHLTREGGHSHRRILHAADATGKEVENTLVQKALSHPNIRIMERCNAVDLITSNKLGLPGTRRIIGAYIWNREQERVESCRAKTVVLATGGASKVYQYTTNPDISSGDGIAMAWRAGCRVANLEFNQFHPTCLFHPQARNFLLTEALRGEGAYLKRPDGTRFMPDFDERGELAPRDVVARAIDHEMKRLGADCMYLDISHKPEAFIKQHFPTIDEKLQSLGIDLTREAIPIVPAAHYTCGGVMVDQHGRTDLDGLYAIGEVSYTGLHGANRMASNSLLECLVYGWSAAEDILQRLPQIKAVKKLPDWDESQVDNSDEQVVIQHNWHELRLFMWDYVGIVRTTKRLERAQRRIHLLQQEINEYYAHFRISNNLLELRNLVQVAELIVRCALERKESRGLHYTLDYPEQFEAPTPTILVP
- the trmN gene encoding tRNA(1)(Val) (adenine(37)-N(6))-methyltransferase TrmN, with the translated sequence MSHLADNKLTLRRDGFTFKQFFVAHDRCAMKVGTDGILLGAWAPVSSTSRILDIGSGSGLLALMLAQRSEPHVRVDAVELDSAASQQAKENMAASPWADRVTVYAEDIVDFAAMRSTDYSLIVSNPPYFPPGIACGSAEREQARYTTSLTHEALLHCAHQLLMSEGLFCVVLPVQVAEHFIPLAQQHNWYVRQQLCVSEQEGRSAHRVLLALSRQEKVCVHASLAIRDAAKRYSSDFQQLTKDFYLFM
- the srmB gene encoding ATP-dependent RNA helicase SrmB, whose protein sequence is MTVTNFSELDLDESLLDALRDMGYERPTAIQAEAIPPAMEGRDVLGSAPTGTGKTAAYLLPVLQHLIDFPRKKSGPPRILILTPTRELAMQVADQARAFAAHTHLDIATITGGVAYMNHAEVFSENQDVVVATTGRLLQYIKEENFDCRAVETLILDEADRMLDMGFAQDIEHIAGETRWRKQTMLFSATLEGDAIKDFAERLLNEPIEIESDPSRRERKKILQWYYRADDLKHKTALLCHQLKQPDVTRSIIFVRKRERVHELVSWLHEAGINSCYLEGEMVQAKRNEAIKRMSDGRVNVLVATDIAARGIDIDDVSHVFNFDLPRTADTYLHRIGRTGRAGRKGCAISFVEAHDHLLLGKISRYLNEPLKPRVVEELRPETKAPSAKTTGKPSKKVLAKRKEKKEKEKEKVKVKVRDRDSKNVGKRRQPTKKTDEPSAE